GCGCAAAACTTTTTGCTCACCAACCGGAAACGGTTTTATTTAAAATATCCTCGGCTATTTTTTCGATTGCAATTTTGATCCCTTCTTGCCGTGCTTCGTTACCGTCACTCAATTTATAAAGTCCCCATTGTGACCAACTTTCCTTCCAAAGGTTTGTATTATTCTTTCGGTCCAGAACTGCAAATTCTACAGTAATGTAGACCCGATAAGACTCGACATTTTCATCAGCAGAAAATGTATCTGCGCGATCAGTTAAAGAAATGATCTTTCCGGTAACAACTGCATCAGCTTCGGCTTCGTTGGCAATTTTAATTGAATTATCCTCAGTGATTTCATTAATGATAGCGTCAGTCAAGTTTTCTCTGACCCCAAATTCTGAGGTTTGATCAGTTACTAGTGGTACGGCAATCGTTTTGATATGACTAGGTATTGAACTGCCGGAAAATGAATATGGACCACAAGAAAGAAAGCCGCATGAACAGATTGTGATGAAAAATCTAAAAATCTTATTCCTGAAGATTATATTCATTGATTTTCCTATACAATGTTCGTTCACTAATTCCTAAAATTTGAGCCGTTTTTCGTTTACTCCAATTTGTTTTTTCCAGGGTTCGGCTAATCAAATCTCGTTCAACCTCTTCGAGCGATCGTAACTCTTCATTCGGCCTCACTTCATCAATAGGATCGACATTCTGAAAAATACTGCCCATATCTCCAGGCGCCAATTTTTTAGGTTGTATGATTTGCGAAAACATAAATTGTTTGATCTGGTTTAAATCAGATTTCAACTCTAGTAAAATTTTATAAATTAATTCCCGTTCTACTTGTTCAGAAGGGACCCGCGTAGGAACCGGAAGCGCTCGAATATTTGAATTTTGATCATAAATAAACTTCTCTAAATTTGCAGCATTAATTTGCTTGCCGCGTTCAAGAATAATAACCCTCTGGACAACATTACGCAACTCCCGTACATTACCCGGCCATTCTAATTTTTGTAATAACTCAGTGGCCTCCGGTGTAAATCCTTCAAATTGAAACTGGTTTTGCTCACAGAATTCATCAACAAATTTACCAATCAATTCGGGA
The window above is part of the candidate division KSB1 bacterium genome. Proteins encoded here:
- a CDS encoding LptE family protein, translated to MNIIFRNKIFRFFITICSCGFLSCGPYSFSGSSIPSHIKTIAVPLVTDQTSEFGVRENLTDAIINEITEDNSIKIANEAEADAVVTGKIISLTDRADTFSADENVESYRVYITVEFAVLDRKNNTNLWKESWSQWGLYKLSDGNEARQEGIKIAIEKIAEDILNKTVSGW